A section of the Candidatus Poribacteria bacterium genome encodes:
- a CDS encoding tetratricopeptide repeat protein, translated as MSKPLKIFITYSHKNTTEKDELITRLALLKREGIISIWHDNEIQPGDKWRDAIFSDLADSDLLLYVTSAHSLDSENCNKKLAAALNAEIRVIPIILEHCDWLNHQLSDFQALPDKGLPITKWEDKSEGWQNVVNGIRKAIDKKQVQEDPSSDISEKELHSKLAFQFGNALMMFGQLDMAIAAYSDAMDLNPLYANAYNNRGAAYGKRHQFDKALVDFNRAMELEPDHSGAYYNRGTAYTEKGEFDKAITDFTEAIRLKHGYANAYCGRGTAYGKKGEFDKAITDFTEAMKLKTDFTDAYYNRGSAYREKGDFEKAIKNLSKVIELDPNYVDAYYNRGAIYSDRGEINKAIKDLNKAIQLKPKSAQAYNNRGNAYERNGKVNLAIKDYNKAIDMNRNYAQAYYNRGTAYCNKGSINLAIKDLSEAIQLKPDFAEAYNNRGVAYRENGEIDKAILDYTAAIKFRPNYAEAYRNSAIIYLARNEIESAIENYDKAIVHKSGYAEAYCDRGTAYFIKKEFHKAIEDYDKAIVHKSDYAKAYLGRGTVYREKGKTNLALRDFRKAIELDPQMFSKL; from the coding sequence GTGAGTAAACCTTTAAAGATTTTTATTACCTACTCGCATAAAAATACAACAGAAAAGGACGAGTTGATAACGCGTCTTGCCCTTCTGAAACGTGAAGGTATAATTAGCATCTGGCATGACAACGAAATCCAACCGGGCGACAAATGGCGTGATGCTATTTTCAGTGATCTGGCGGACTCCGACCTTCTGCTTTATGTGACTTCTGCTCATAGCCTTGACTCTGAAAACTGTAATAAAAAATTGGCAGCGGCATTAAATGCAGAGATAAGGGTTATTCCAATCATCCTTGAGCATTGCGATTGGTTAAATCATCAACTAAGTGATTTTCAAGCTCTTCCTGACAAAGGCTTGCCCATTACCAAATGGGAGGATAAGAGTGAAGGCTGGCAAAATGTGGTGAATGGTATCCGAAAAGCCATAGATAAAAAGCAGGTTCAGGAGGATCCGTCGTCCGATATATCTGAAAAAGAACTGCATTCTAAGTTGGCATTCCAATTCGGAAATGCTCTAATGATGTTTGGGCAATTAGACATGGCAATAGCGGCCTACTCAGATGCTATGGATCTCAACCCGCTTTATGCAAATGCATATAACAATCGCGGTGCTGCTTACGGTAAAAGACACCAATTTGACAAAGCCCTTGTAGATTTTAATAGGGCAATGGAACTGGAACCAGATCATTCCGGAGCCTATTATAATCGCGGCACGGCTTACACCGAAAAAGGCGAGTTTGACAAGGCTATTACAGACTTTACCGAGGCTATACGACTGAAACATGGGTATGCTAATGCTTATTGTGGTCGCGGTACGGCGTATGGGAAAAAAGGCGAGTTTGACAAGGCTATTACAGACTTTACCGAGGCTATGAAACTCAAAACTGACTTTACCGATGCCTATTACAACCGTGGGAGTGCTTATCGGGAAAAAGGGGACTTTGAAAAAGCCATTAAAAATTTGAGTAAGGTAATAGAGTTGGATCCAAATTATGTTGATGCCTACTACAATCGTGGTGCTATTTACAGTGATAGGGGGGAAATTAATAAGGCTATCAAGGATTTGAATAAAGCTATACAACTTAAACCAAAATCTGCCCAAGCCTATAACAATCGAGGCAATGCTTACGAGAGAAATGGCAAGGTTAATCTTGCGATCAAAGACTATAACAAAGCGATAGACATGAACCGAAATTATGCTCAAGCTTATTACAATCGCGGTACTGCTTACTGTAATAAAGGTAGTATCAACCTTGCTATTAAAGATTTAAGTGAGGCTATACAACTCAAACCCGACTTTGCTGAAGCCTATAATAATCGAGGTGTCGCCTACCGCGAAAATGGCGAAATTGACAAGGCTATTCTTGACTATACTGCAGCAATAAAGTTTCGACCAAATTATGCTGAAGCCTATCGCAATAGTGCTATTATTTATCTCGCCAGAAATGAAATAGAATCTGCTATTGAAAATTATGACAAAGCGATAGTCCACAAATCGGGCTATGCTGAAGCCTATTGCGATCGTGGTACTGCTTACTTTATCAAAAAGGAATTTCATAAAGCTATTGAAGACTATGACAAAGCGATAGTCCACAAATCGGACTATGCCAAAGCGTACTTAGGGCGAGGCACTGTTTACCGCGAAAAAGGTAAAACTAATCTTGCTCTTAGAGACTTTAGAAAGGCGATAGAATTGGATCCACAAATGTTTAGTAAATTGTGA